One part of the Deinococcus humi genome encodes these proteins:
- a CDS encoding LamG-like jellyroll fold domain-containing protein, which translates to MNRNVLTTLLTATLSLGLLGACSSPSVVPPKDTGSPSGPDQPGTVSAPVNFKVQAADASSVTLGWDAVRGATGYVLERKAAQEYAAIATPGAADTSYTDTGLTPGVTYTYRLKARTAAGESTYSAEIKGVASVAGTDSDSDGISDADEQTGYDVTIKEAGTEKRTYHVTSDPSKADTDGDGLTDAQERALFTDPGKRDTDDDGLNDADEVNVWASKPADRDSDSDAQGNPLLFDGSEVNTYGTSPTLADTDGDKYSDYTEIIDRGGRYNPLIANTPRLELSQVTAPSIELNVVRTSDNTVVKSHTASLQLGQQDSRSATDAQTQRVTADVSATVGAEISGGTDGFNAKASASVTVSAGYGYEKSASYTTGSVRSSQQTSEEALSESASQGTTLSGGKLNVGFKVKNTGDISFNFKDLTVTALRRDPANPANYLVVGNMTPALGAGGVVLSNGGSTGTLAASLDLPADLALSLMQRPQDLLFEFSSYSLLDDAGRNFEFLKETTNAQTALVVIDYGNGDIVRERVATNVQRAGGNIVGVRLSKVLKDVLKLPYATGTSGGVQVLKTLRDNGSSFQGDVTSGVADHSLWAAVGSNNLNIAPNTNFDDIVLTQNSEIRLVRVQDQDQDRLLSNDEYLYGTSDSKADSDGDGLSDHDEAKVGWDVVTAALVKGYPRRVYSNPALPDADSDGLNDAQEKGQGTDPLNADTDRDGDSDASDPKPLDPGVTANVAPVLSSATASVGVPGAPERVTLTGTASDQNSNLANITVNWGDGQTSQVSSTPAAFTLSHDYAASGRYTVSVIATDTKGLNSAASTLGVNVTNFKTGLRAFYPLAGSGSDESGNNLSASLNGSGCVKAGTDRWNANNQALLFNVDYGNAGCGGDASGGLSTPNLSLKTPFSVSFWLKPNPGQNQGDSWLVGQQGDAAVAYLGSVHGHSGQPGRVSFAVAGSAGDLRVTDAQEAPTNSWTHYVAVVDVTGNTSTLTLYRNGVTVNSASKSGTYALSATRGWTVADGAGGSNNNSGDSLYYGGLDDLRFYARPLAPYEADALSKFDRFPKP; encoded by the coding sequence ATGAACAGAAACGTGCTGACCACCCTGCTGACCGCCACCCTGAGCCTGGGTCTGCTGGGCGCCTGTTCGTCGCCCTCGGTGGTTCCACCCAAGGACACGGGTAGCCCGAGCGGACCGGATCAGCCCGGCACCGTCAGCGCCCCCGTCAATTTCAAGGTCCAGGCGGCCGACGCCAGCAGCGTGACCCTGGGGTGGGACGCCGTGCGCGGCGCGACCGGTTACGTGCTGGAACGCAAGGCCGCCCAGGAGTATGCGGCGATTGCCACGCCTGGCGCAGCGGACACCAGTTACACCGATACCGGACTGACGCCTGGCGTGACCTACACCTACCGCCTCAAGGCCAGGACGGCGGCGGGCGAGAGCACTTACAGCGCCGAGATCAAGGGCGTGGCCAGCGTGGCCGGGACCGACAGCGACAGCGACGGGATCTCGGACGCCGACGAACAGACGGGCTACGACGTGACCATCAAGGAGGCGGGCACCGAGAAGAGGACGTATCATGTCACCAGCGATCCCTCCAAGGCGGACACCGACGGCGACGGACTGACAGACGCGCAGGAACGCGCCCTGTTCACCGATCCTGGCAAGAGGGATACCGACGACGACGGTTTGAACGACGCCGATGAGGTCAACGTCTGGGCCAGTAAACCGGCGGACCGGGACTCCGACAGCGACGCCCAGGGCAATCCGCTGCTGTTCGACGGCTCCGAGGTCAATACCTACGGCACCTCGCCGACCCTGGCCGATACCGACGGCGACAAGTACAGCGATTACACCGAGATCATCGACCGGGGCGGACGGTACAACCCGCTGATCGCCAACACGCCGCGTCTGGAACTGTCACAGGTCACGGCTCCCAGCATCGAACTCAATGTGGTGCGGACCTCCGACAACACGGTGGTAAAGAGCCATACTGCCTCATTGCAACTGGGCCAGCAGGACAGTCGCAGTGCCACCGACGCCCAGACCCAGCGGGTGACGGCCGATGTCAGCGCCACGGTGGGCGCCGAAATCAGCGGCGGCACCGACGGATTCAACGCAAAAGCGAGCGCCTCGGTCACGGTGTCTGCCGGATACGGCTACGAGAAGTCCGCCAGCTACACCACCGGCTCGGTCAGGAGCAGTCAGCAGACCTCTGAAGAAGCGCTGTCCGAGAGTGCCTCGCAGGGAACCACGCTGTCGGGTGGCAAGTTGAACGTGGGCTTCAAGGTCAAGAACACCGGCGACATCAGCTTCAATTTCAAGGACCTCACGGTCACCGCCCTGCGCCGCGATCCGGCCAATCCAGCCAACTACCTTGTGGTGGGCAACATGACGCCTGCACTGGGCGCGGGCGGCGTGGTGCTGAGCAACGGGGGCAGCACCGGGACGCTGGCTGCCTCGCTCGATCTGCCCGCCGACCTGGCCCTGAGCCTGATGCAGCGCCCCCAAGACCTGCTGTTCGAGTTCAGCAGTTACAGCCTGCTTGACGACGCCGGGCGCAACTTCGAATTCCTCAAGGAAACCACCAACGCCCAGACCGCCCTGGTCGTCATCGACTACGGCAACGGTGACATCGTGCGTGAGCGGGTGGCGACCAACGTGCAGCGCGCGGGGGGCAACATCGTGGGGGTCAGACTGTCCAAGGTGCTCAAAGACGTCCTCAAGCTTCCCTACGCCACCGGCACGTCGGGCGGGGTTCAGGTGCTCAAGACCCTGCGCGACAATGGCAGTTCCTTCCAGGGCGACGTAACGAGCGGTGTGGCAGATCATTCGCTGTGGGCCGCCGTCGGCTCGAACAACCTGAATATCGCGCCGAACACCAACTTCGATGACATCGTGCTGACCCAGAACAGCGAGATCCGGCTGGTTCGCGTGCAGGACCAGGATCAGGACCGGCTGCTCTCCAACGACGAGTACCTGTACGGGACCTCCGACAGCAAAGCAGACAGCGACGGGGATGGTCTCAGCGACCACGACGAGGCCAAGGTCGGCTGGGACGTGGTGACCGCTGCACTGGTCAAGGGCTATCCCCGACGCGTCTACTCCAATCCCGCGCTGCCGGACGCCGACAGCGACGGTCTGAACGATGCCCAGGAAAAGGGACAGGGCACCGATCCACTGAACGCCGATACGGACCGGGACGGCGACAGTGACGCGAGTGACCCCAAGCCGCTCGATCCGGGTGTGACGGCCAACGTCGCGCCGGTCCTCAGCAGCGCCACGGCAAGTGTCGGCGTGCCCGGCGCGCCGGAACGGGTGACGCTCACCGGCACGGCCAGCGATCAGAACAGCAATCTCGCCAACATCACGGTGAACTGGGGGGACGGACAGACCAGCCAGGTGAGCAGCACGCCAGCCGCGTTCACCCTCAGCCACGATTATGCTGCCAGCGGCCGCTACACCGTGAGTGTCATTGCCACCGACACTAAGGGGCTGAACAGTGCTGCCAGCACCCTGGGCGTCAACGTGACCAACTTCAAGACCGGCCTGCGGGCGTTCTACCCCCTGGCGGGTAGCGGCAGTGACGAGAGTGGCAACAATCTCAGCGCTTCCTTGAACGGTTCAGGTTGCGTCAAGGCTGGGACCGACCGCTGGAACGCGAACAACCAGGCCCTGCTGTTCAACGTGGATTATGGCAACGCGGGCTGTGGCGGTGACGCTTCAGGCGGCCTGTCTACCCCGAACCTGAGCTTGAAAACGCCGTTTTCGGTCAGCTTCTGGCTCAAGCCCAACCCGGGCCAGAATCAGGGCGACAGCTGGCTGGTGGGCCAGCAGGGAGACGCGGCGGTGGCTTACCTCGGCTCCGTTCACGGTCATAGTGGCCAGCCGGGACGGGTGAGCTTCGCAGTGGCAGGCAGTGCAGGTGATCTCCGGGTCACGGACGCTCAGGAAGCTCCGACGAACAGCTGGACCCATTACGTTGCCGTGGTGGATGTGACGGGCAACACCTCGACCCTGACGCTCTACCGCAATGGAGTGACGGTCAACTCGGCCAGCAAATCCGGGACCTACGCCCTGTCGGCCACCAGAGGCTGGACTGTCGCGGACGGGGCCGGCGGCTCGAACAACAATAGCGGCGACAGCCTGTATTACGGCGGCCTTGACGATCTGCGCTTCTATGCCCGCCCCCTGGCCCCGTATGAGGCCGACGCCCTGAGCAAATTCGACCGCTTTCCCAAGCCCTGA
- a CDS encoding ATP-binding protein produces MLKEFMSSFTPAAPDGAAPQTLLLLGSAALESGGDLQPLPPEVPLWLAAFVASQQEPVSRPEVLELLYPEVPPGAARNRLRQLLHRARQLGWAEGLGASGDAVQWTGRVDVRLFRQACQAGRWSQALALYRGPLLDGQRPTGFPTFGAWLDGEREDLHAAWLDAALSHAGELEGSGQLGGALLILEQILDDSPYAEEAVQAALRCAAGLGDGERGTRLYERFRTHLRRELGLEPEGITTQLHEAARHLRPLPSVHRSLPRTMTPLFGREDETRWLHEQLADQNGRLLALIGPGGSGKTRLSLDVLAWAGQAMGVTPSFVPLESVDTAGGVIVAICAALGLAPGGAQPPQQQLLLALTAGRHLLVLDNLEHLLASSERAPLLAWVHEVLDQAPQAQLLVTSRIRLGLQDERVLSLEGLDYPATPDLKLAARSSAVRLLVERASRVRADFALKADNAQALIQICELTGGLPLALELSAATMSTFEPLDIVAGLSAGLDLIETDAPDRPGRHRSLRAAFDHSWQLLSDAERCVLARLSVFRGGFDRPAALAVTGAGLRTLLTLADHSLIRRDWAGRYHLHAVIRAYAGEALCNDRVEEAETRSLHAAQYRALATEAAPQLHGPEQAAWLSRLDTEHDNLRAALVWTAERGDTDDALRLSAALHWFWYVRGYHNEGLRWLTAALERRGGSVEPRLLALHGAGALGRELGLYAQSLSWLTQALTLAQDAGFGPLQAQALHGLGLTHRELGETERAQVLLEEAQALQRDSGALWGLSTTLNDLGIVWARNGDMARARQLFTESLALKEQLGDRQGIAYALSNLGNTMDDLADYQRLTEQSLVIKRELGDRQGIANSLFNLADLHIGRGELSTGRTLLTEALELYWQLGRRRTIAAALIEFGKLALAEGQPAKCVQLNAAAEVLLETLHISVHSLGLDGWAHEARASLRETEAEDSRRLGRAMSLEAAVELARRP; encoded by the coding sequence ATGCTGAAGGAGTTCATGTCGTCGTTCACGCCCGCCGCGCCTGATGGAGCCGCGCCACAGACCCTGCTCCTGCTGGGCTCTGCGGCCCTGGAGTCGGGCGGCGATCTACAGCCTCTGCCGCCGGAAGTTCCACTGTGGCTGGCCGCCTTCGTGGCCAGCCAGCAGGAACCCGTGTCCCGCCCGGAGGTGCTGGAACTGCTGTATCCCGAGGTGCCGCCCGGCGCCGCCCGCAACCGGCTGCGGCAATTGCTGCACCGCGCGCGGCAGCTCGGCTGGGCCGAGGGGCTGGGCGCCAGCGGCGACGCGGTCCAGTGGACGGGGCGAGTGGACGTGCGTCTCTTCCGGCAGGCGTGTCAGGCCGGACGCTGGTCCCAGGCCCTCGCGCTGTACCGTGGGCCATTGCTGGACGGACAGCGGCCCACTGGCTTTCCTACTTTTGGGGCGTGGCTGGACGGCGAACGGGAGGACCTGCATGCCGCGTGGCTGGATGCCGCGCTCAGCCACGCGGGCGAATTGGAAGGCAGCGGGCAGCTGGGTGGGGCGCTCCTCATTCTCGAGCAGATCCTCGACGACAGTCCCTACGCTGAAGAGGCCGTGCAAGCTGCGCTGCGCTGCGCCGCCGGGCTGGGAGATGGTGAGCGGGGAACGCGGCTCTACGAACGCTTCCGCACGCATCTGCGCCGCGAGTTGGGGCTGGAACCCGAGGGCATCACCACCCAGCTTCACGAGGCGGCCCGGCATCTTCGGCCCCTCCCGTCTGTCCACCGCTCCCTACCCCGGACCATGACCCCGCTCTTTGGCCGCGAGGACGAGACGCGCTGGCTCCACGAGCAGCTCGCCGATCAGAACGGGCGTCTGCTGGCCCTGATCGGGCCGGGCGGGTCGGGCAAGACGCGACTCTCACTGGACGTGCTGGCCTGGGCCGGGCAGGCCATGGGGGTCACGCCTTCGTTTGTGCCGCTGGAAAGTGTGGACACGGCCGGAGGCGTGATTGTGGCCATCTGTGCGGCCCTGGGCCTGGCCCCTGGCGGAGCGCAACCCCCGCAGCAACAGCTGCTCCTGGCCCTCACGGCCGGGCGTCACCTGCTGGTGCTGGACAACCTCGAACATCTGCTGGCGTCGTCTGAGCGCGCCCCCCTGCTGGCATGGGTGCACGAGGTGCTGGACCAGGCCCCGCAAGCGCAGTTGCTCGTCACCTCGCGCATCCGACTGGGCCTGCAAGATGAGCGCGTTCTGTCTCTGGAGGGGCTGGATTACCCGGCGACACCGGATCTGAAACTGGCTGCCCGGTCCAGTGCCGTGCGACTCCTGGTCGAGCGAGCCAGCCGGGTCCGTGCGGACTTTGCGCTCAAGGCGGACAATGCCCAGGCCCTGATCCAGATCTGCGAGCTGACCGGCGGCCTGCCGCTGGCCCTGGAGCTCAGCGCGGCCACGATGTCCACCTTTGAGCCGCTGGACATCGTGGCCGGGCTGAGCGCTGGCCTGGACCTGATCGAGACCGACGCCCCAGACCGGCCCGGGCGCCACCGCAGCCTACGGGCGGCCTTCGATCATTCCTGGCAGCTGCTGAGCGACGCCGAGCGGTGTGTCCTGGCCCGGCTCTCGGTGTTCCGGGGCGGCTTCGATCGCCCGGCGGCCCTGGCCGTGACGGGGGCGGGACTGCGCACCCTGCTGACGCTGGCAGACCATTCCCTGATCCGGCGAGACTGGGCGGGGCGCTACCACCTGCATGCCGTGATCCGGGCTTATGCCGGGGAGGCGCTGTGCAATGACCGTGTGGAGGAAGCCGAAACGCGCTCACTGCATGCCGCGCAGTACAGGGCGCTGGCGACTGAAGCTGCCCCCCAGCTGCACGGCCCGGAACAGGCCGCGTGGCTCAGTCGTCTCGACACCGAACACGACAATCTGCGCGCCGCGCTAGTCTGGACGGCTGAGCGGGGGGACACCGACGACGCGCTGCGCCTGAGTGCGGCCCTGCACTGGTTCTGGTATGTCCGCGGCTACCACAACGAGGGGCTACGCTGGCTTACGGCGGCACTGGAGCGGAGGGGAGGAAGCGTGGAGCCACGCCTCTTGGCCCTGCATGGCGCGGGCGCACTGGGCCGCGAGTTGGGGCTCTACGCCCAGAGCCTGAGCTGGCTGACACAAGCCCTGACGCTGGCGCAAGATGCCGGGTTCGGGCCGCTCCAGGCGCAGGCCCTTCACGGTCTGGGGCTGACCCACCGGGAACTTGGCGAAACGGAGCGGGCACAGGTCCTCTTGGAAGAGGCACAAGCCCTCCAGCGTGACAGCGGAGCGCTGTGGGGCCTGTCCACCACCCTCAATGATCTGGGCATCGTCTGGGCCAGGAACGGCGACATGGCCCGCGCGCGACAGCTGTTCACCGAGAGCCTGGCGCTCAAGGAGCAGCTGGGGGACCGGCAGGGCATCGCCTACGCCCTGTCCAATCTCGGCAATACGATGGATGATCTTGCCGACTACCAGCGGCTGACCGAGCAGAGCCTGGTCATCAAACGCGAACTGGGAGACCGCCAGGGCATTGCCAATTCGCTGTTCAATCTTGCGGACCTCCACATCGGCCGCGGTGAACTTTCAACCGGGCGGACGCTGCTGACCGAAGCGCTGGAATTGTACTGGCAACTCGGACGCAGGCGAACCATTGCCGCTGCGTTGATCGAGTTTGGGAAATTGGCCCTGGCCGAAGGGCAGCCCGCAAAATGCGTGCAACTCAACGCGGCTGCGGAAGTCTTGCTCGAAACCCTCCACATTTCCGTGCACAGTCTGGGGCTCGATGGATGGGCGCACGAGGCCAGGGCCAGTTTGCGAGAGACGGAGGCCGAAGACAGCAGGCGCCTTGGCCGGGCCATGTCCCTGGAGGCTGCCGTTGAGCTGGCACGACGCCCCTGA
- a CDS encoding S10 family serine carboxypeptidase-like protein: MSVTRHTLSVNGRTLNYTATAGTMVLLEEKHAKEGEFEGNRNRARIFFVAYALDHEEAATRPVTFAYNGGPGSPSLWLHLGLLGPRRVVMGDAGQLTGPPYGLTDNEFTLLTDTDLVFIDPVSTGYSRVIEGENPGDFHGFQKDIESVGDFIRLWTTRAGRWLSPKFLIGESYGTLRSAGLSGYLQERHGMFLSGLMLISAILDYATVDTTPGHDLAYVTHLPTQTATAWYHDKLEERRPLETALREAEAFADNEYASALHLGARLAPDARRRIAQQYARLTGLSEEFVLSHDLRVPLARFCKELLRDRGRTVGRLDSRFTGIDRERGGSSTDYDPSYAAIVGPYTAALNHYVRQELGFESDLAYEVLSGRTHPWSNKEFENRHVRVSDTMRSAMHQNPHLKVMVAAGYYDFATPYWAMRHTFDHLQLDPGLQSNIREAFYEAGHMMYVHLPSLEQQHQDLSAFIDWAKA, from the coding sequence GTGAGTGTCACCAGACACACCCTGAGCGTCAACGGCAGAACCCTGAACTACACGGCCACGGCTGGCACGATGGTGCTCCTTGAAGAAAAGCACGCCAAGGAGGGTGAATTTGAAGGGAACAGGAACCGGGCCCGCATCTTCTTCGTGGCCTACGCTCTGGACCATGAGGAAGCAGCCACCCGCCCGGTTACTTTTGCCTATAACGGGGGGCCGGGAAGCCCGTCTCTGTGGCTGCATCTCGGCCTGCTGGGGCCGCGCCGGGTGGTGATGGGTGACGCGGGTCAACTGACCGGGCCGCCCTATGGGCTCACCGACAACGAATTCACCCTGCTGACCGACACCGACCTTGTCTTCATCGATCCGGTCAGTACCGGGTACTCCCGCGTGATTGAAGGGGAGAACCCGGGTGACTTTCATGGCTTCCAGAAAGACATTGAGTCGGTGGGTGACTTCATCCGCCTGTGGACGACGCGCGCGGGACGCTGGCTCAGCCCTAAATTCCTGATCGGCGAGAGTTACGGCACGCTGCGTTCTGCCGGTCTAAGCGGTTACCTGCAGGAGCGTCACGGCATGTTCCTGAGTGGTTTGATGCTGATCAGCGCCATTCTGGACTACGCCACAGTGGACACCACCCCAGGTCACGACCTGGCTTACGTGACCCATCTGCCCACCCAGACGGCCACAGCCTGGTACCACGACAAACTCGAGGAGCGCAGACCCCTGGAGACGGCGCTGCGAGAGGCGGAGGCGTTCGCGGACAACGAGTATGCTTCCGCCCTGCATCTGGGTGCCCGTCTGGCACCTGACGCCCGTCGCCGGATCGCCCAGCAGTACGCCCGGCTGACTGGCCTGAGCGAGGAATTCGTCCTGAGTCATGACCTGCGCGTTCCGCTGGCACGCTTCTGCAAGGAGTTGTTGCGGGACCGCGGGCGGACCGTTGGCCGTCTCGACAGCCGTTTCACCGGTATTGATCGGGAGAGGGGCGGTAGCAGCACGGATTACGATCCCAGTTACGCGGCCATCGTGGGCCCCTACACGGCAGCCCTGAACCATTACGTCCGTCAGGAACTGGGCTTTGAATCTGATCTGGCGTACGAGGTCCTGTCAGGGCGCACGCATCCCTGGAGCAACAAGGAGTTCGAGAACCGTCATGTGCGGGTGTCGGACACCATGCGGAGCGCCATGCATCAGAATCCCCACCTGAAAGTGATGGTGGCTGCCGGCTACTATGACTTCGCCACGCCGTACTGGGCGATGCGGCACACTTTTGACCACCTCCAGCTTGATCCCGGTCTCCAGAGCAACATCCGGGAGGCATTCTACGAAGCGGGCCACATGATGTACGTCCATCTCCCGAGCCTGGAACAGCAGCACCAGGATTTGAGTGCCTTCATCGACTGGGCGAAGGCCTGA
- a CDS encoding Rrf2 family transcriptional regulator: protein MNLDSRLSSVLHLLLHLMDAKDAIPSEKLAIAMNSNPVVVRRTMAGLRDAELVTSEKGHGGGWRLSCDPTQTTVLDVYRALGSPRLFAVGNRCETPTCLIEQAVNLALNDAFQEAEALITAQLDTLTLAALSTDFSHRLKVHASTHKGNPHVI from the coding sequence ATGAATTTAGACAGCCGATTATCAAGTGTGCTTCACCTGCTCCTCCACCTGATGGACGCCAAGGACGCCATACCCTCCGAGAAGCTGGCCATCGCCATGAATTCCAATCCTGTCGTCGTACGCCGGACGATGGCCGGACTGCGCGACGCTGAACTGGTGACTTCCGAGAAAGGTCACGGGGGTGGATGGCGGCTGAGTTGTGATCCCACGCAGACCACGGTCCTGGACGTGTACCGGGCGCTCGGCTCTCCCCGGCTGTTTGCGGTGGGCAACCGTTGCGAGACGCCCACCTGCCTGATCGAGCAGGCTGTCAATCTGGCCCTGAACGACGCCTTTCAGGAGGCCGAAGCTCTGATTACCGCGCAGCTTGACACCCTCACCCTTGCCGCCCTCTCCACCGACTTCAGTCACCGCCTCAAGGTTCATGCCAGCACCCATAAGGGAAATCCTCATGTCATTTGA